The genomic stretch ACCAGATTCTAAATAGATTACACCAGAGTATTTAAGCGCATCAGTATTACCTAATTTTTCAGCCATATCAAAATAAACCAAAGCTTCTTTGTATCTGTTTTCATTAAAGTATTCTATTCCTTTATCTAAATACTTTTGCTCATCTTTTTTAAATAAAAATTTATAGGACATGAAGGATAGTAGAGCAAAAACTCCAATTATTGCAATAATTTTTCTCATAATACTAAAATTAAAATACCATAAAACAGATAAACAACGATTAAAAATTCAAAAATTTTGAGTTTGAAAGTATAGATTGCATAAGCATTTAAACACATCATTAAAATACAAAAAACAAAAAAAGGAAGTTTGCCAAATTGAGAAAAATAATAGTAAAAGATGTCTATAAAAACATTCTTTTTTTGTAATCCAATATACTGGATGTCTTTTCCTTTTTTGAGCTTCAGAAAGTCTTTTTTATTTACAAAAAAAGTAATGTGCTTATCATTCTTATTATATAATATCTTTTTATCATCCTTCAAATTTGATAAAACTCCTGTTCCAGAGTTATAAAATTCATTTGTATAATCTGCTATACGAAACTTATAGAAAGGAACTCTTGTAAATGATTTTGTTACTTCAGTTAAAGCTCCATTTATACTAATAAGATTACTCTTTAAAAAAATTAATTTTAAAGGCACATATAAAATACCAGCAATTGAGATTAATATTATTATAAAAATCTTTATATTAAAATTCATTTTCTCTTACATTTATACCTTTCACAGCCTCTACTTCATGATTTAATAAAGCTTGAGCAATTTCTTCTTCACCAAAATTTGCCATTAGATTGAATGTAACAAAATCACCAATATCTTTAATAACATTTTCGATAAGACCTTTACCAACCGTTGATTTTAGCTGGTTCATAGCATTGGTCTGAATATTGAGATTGGAATTATTTGTTGTATTATTAATTTCTGTAATAGATGGCGAATGATATCCCGTTGTAGATGAACTTGATGAACTTATATTTATGTTTGTTGTACGAGGACTTGCATTGGGGTTGGTAGACGAATATATTGTTTGGGTTCCTACGGTTGTTTGCTGTACTGTAGTACTTGGTAAAATTACCTCTCCGTTAGGTGTAATTATTGTAGTTCTGTTTTGATTTATAGAAGTGTTTTGAGTAACTGATGTGTGAGTGATTTGAGTATTTACATTTTCAATTTCTGAAGCACCTCCCCAAAGTCCCCCTT from Chryseobacterium indoltheticum encodes the following:
- a CDS encoding tetratricopeptide repeat protein is translated as MRKIIAIIGVFALLSFMSYKFLFKKDEQKYLDKGIEYFNENRYKEALVYFDMAEKLGNTDALKYSGVIYLESGNPKRAIPKLKGYLSHLDSQHEDNKIILNDLGVAYFKINDIQNAKLYWKKASERGNQTSMNNLKELEKNNIK